From Nicotiana tabacum cultivar K326 chromosome 15, ASM71507v2, whole genome shotgun sequence, the proteins below share one genomic window:
- the LOC107799477 gene encoding exocyst complex component EXO70I-like, with product MMTQMEKGIEHLISASKSLRVNFEKSKALGLSIEKAGPRFDEIIQRLPSLEAAIRPIRAQKDALGAVGGHINRAVVPATAVLKVFDAIHGLEKSLSDPQSDLPGYLGVLKRLEEALRFLGENCEMAIQWLADIVEYLEDHAVADGRFTSSMKEALTSLRELHGGEEKGRLDGGLLGVALDRLESEFRRLLVENTMPLPMSAPALPGEQACIAPSPLPVTVIQKLQAIIGRLIANNRLEKCISIYVEVRSSNVRASLQALNLDYLEISVSEFNDVQSIESHIAQWGKHLEFAVKHLFEAEYKLCNDVFERIGLDVWMSCFAKIAAQAGILAFLQFGKTVAESKKDPIKLLKLLDIFASLNKLRLDFNRLFGGVACVEIQNLTRDLIKSVIEGASEIFWELLVQVELQRQMPPPPDGSVPKLIIFITDYCNKLLGDDYKSILTQVLIIERSWKHEKFQERLLINELLNIMRSVDVNLETWSKAYEDVILSYVFLMNNHWHLYKHLKGTKLGGLLGDSRLREHEQYKEYYSAFFLKESWGKLPALLSREGLILFSGGRATARDLVKKRLKAFNEAFDEMYKKQSNWVMLDKDLRDKTCQLIIQAIVPVYRSYMQNYGPLVEQEGSTKYVKYTAQSLEKMLSSLYHPKPVKHGSFKVRHPSGKFSNGISDQNQTSPTVK from the coding sequence atgatGACCCAGATGGAGAAGGGCATTGAACATTTGATATCTGCAAGCAAATCTTTGAGGGTAAATTTTGAGAAGTCAAAAGCCTTAGGTTTATCTATTGAAAAAGCTGGGCCTAGATTTGATGAGATTATTCAGAGATTGCCATCTTTGGAGGCTGCAATTAGGCCAATTAGGGCCCAGAAAGATGCCCTTGGTGCTGTGGGTGGCCATATTAACCGTGCCGTGGTTCCTGCCACTGCAGTTCTCAAAGTGTTTGATGCCATTCATGGACTCGAGAAATCCTTGTCCGATCCTCAATCGGACCTCCCGGGGTACCTTGGCGTGCTCAAGAGGCTTGAAGAAGCATTAAGATTTTTAGGGGAGAATTGCGAGATGGCAATTCAGTGGTTGGCTGATATTGTGGAGTATTTAGAAGACCATGCTGTTGCTGATGGAAGGTTTACTTCAAGTATGAAGGAAGCATTGACTTCTCTAAGGGAATTGCACGGTGGAGAGGAAAAGGGTCGGCTTGATGGAGGACTTCTTGGGGTTGCGTTGGACAGATTGGAAAGTGAATTTAGGCGGCTCTTGGTTGAAAATACTATGCCGTTGCCAATGTCTGCTCCAGCTTTACCTGGTGAACAAGCCTGCATTGCGCCCTCCCCTTTGCCGGTGACTGTTATCCAGAAGCTACAGGCTATAATCGGAAGATTGATTGCTAATAACAGGCTTGAGAAGTGCATATCGATTTATGTTGAGGTGAGGAGTTCTAATGTCCGTGCAAGTTTGCAGGCACTTAATTTGGATTATCTAGAGATCTCGGTCTCCGAGTTCAATGATGTGCAGAGCATAGAGAGTCACATTGCTCAGTGGGGTAAGCATTTAGAATTTGCTGTAAAGCATCTTTTTGAAGCTGAGTATAAACTTTGTAATGATGTTTTTGAGAGAATAGGATTGGATGTGTGGATGAGCTGTTTTGCTAAGATAGCTGCCCAAGCAGGCATTCTTGCATTCCTTCAATTTGGAAAAACTGTTGCAGAGAGTAAGAAGGATCCTATCAAGCTTTTGAAGCTGTTGGACATATTTGCATCTTTAAACAAGTTAAGATTGGATTTCAATCGGCTTTTTGGTGGAGTTGCGTGTGTGGAAATACAAAATTTGACTAGGGATTTAATCAAGAGTGTGATCGAAGGGGCTAGTGAGATCTTTTGGGAACTTCTAGTTCAAGTTGAGTTGCAAAGGCAAATGCCGCCTCCTCCTGATGGCAGTGTtccaaaacttatcatttttatcACTGATTATTGCAATAAGCTGCTTGGGGATGATTATAAGTCTATCCTCACCCAAGTTCTGATTATTGAAAGAAGTTGGAAGCACGAAAAGTTTCAAGAGCGGCTCCTCATTAATGAGCTGCTGAATATAATGAGATCTGTTGACGTTAATTTAGAGACATGGTCGAAGGCCTATGAAGATGTTATTTTGTCATATGTGTTCTTGATGAATAATCACTGGCATCTATATAAGCATCTGAAAGGAACAAAGCTTGGAGGTCTGCTGGGAGATTCGCGGTTAAGAGAACATGAACAGTACAAGGAGTACTATTCTGCTTTCTTCTTGAAAGAGAGCTGGGGAAAGCTTCCTGCTTTATTAAGCAGGGAAGGTCTTATTCTGTTTTCTGGTGGGCGTGCGACTGCTCGTGATCTTGTCAAGAAACGATTAAAAGCTTTTAATGAAGCATTTGATGAAATGTATAAGAAGCAGTCTAATTGGGTAATGCTTGACAAAGACCTACGGGATAAGACATGCCAGCTAATCATTCAGGCGATTGTGCCTGTTTACCGGAGTTACATGCAGAACTATGGGCCATTGGTTGAACAAGAAGGAAGTACCAAATATGTGAAATATACGGCTCAGTCTTTGGAAAAAATGCTGAGCTCTCTTTATCATCCAAAACCTGTGAAACATGGAAGTTTCAAAGTCCGACATCCTAGTGGAAAATTCAGCAATGGTATCTCAGATCAGAATCAGACTTCTCCAACTGTTAAATAA
- the LOC107799481 gene encoding cationic amino acid transporter 1, whose protein sequence is MGTEGDQHTKSEGGEVGIRRRVCSCTKDDFLPEESFKSWGNYANALIQTPTRLIDRILTRSEDGEELQAKSRSQNEMKKTLTWWDLIWFGMGAVIGAGIFVLTGLEANQEAGPAVVLSYAVSGISAMLSVFCYTEFAVEIPVAGGSFAYLRVELGDFVAFIAAGNILLEYVIAGAAVARTWTSYFATLLNFNSDRFLIKVNSLADGYNELDPIAVGVCLIVCLIAIYSTKGSSRLNYIATIIHIFVIFFIIICGLIKSDTKNYTPFAPFGVRGIFKASAVLFFAYVGFDAVSTMAEETKNPGRDIPIGLIGSMVITTFLYCLLAITLCLMQPYQNIDIHAPFSVAFKSVGWNWAQYIVAAGALKGMTSVLLVGAVGQARYLTHISRTHMMPPWFSQVNAKTGTPVNATAVMSCATAIIALFTKLDILSNLLSISTLFIFMLVALALLVRRYYVSGETTNANRNKLIAFLLIILGSSIATATYWGLSKHGWIGYCITVPIWLLATIGLWYFVPHARNPKLWGVPLVPWLPSASIAINIFLLGSIDKKSFIRFGAWTGFLLVYYLFFGLHASYDTAKEFERGRGWKNIEEGSNGVYSKDAPIASGKEMVSK, encoded by the exons ATGGGGACTGAGGGTGATCAACATACAAAGTCAGAAGGAGGAGAAGTAGGAATAAGGAGAAGAGTATGTTCATGCACAAAAGACGATTTTCTGCCCGAGGAATCATTTAAAAGCTGGGGAAATTACGCGAATGCGCTGATACAAACACCAACAAGGCTAATAGATAGGATCCTGACACGTTCTGAAGATGGGGAAGAGTTACAAGCAAAGTCGCGGAGCCAGAACGAAATGAAGAAGACACTTACTTGGTGGGATTTGATATGGTTTGGAATGGGAGCTGTTATTGGAGCTGGAATATTTGTTCTCACAGGTCTTGAAGCTAATCAAGAAGCTGGCCCTGCTGTTGTTTTATCCTATGCTGTATCTGGGATCTCTGCAATGCTCTCTGTTTTTTGCTATACTGAGTTTGCTGTCGAGATTCCTGTTGCAG GTGGTTCATTTGCCTACTTGAGAGTGGAGTTAGGTGACTTTGTTGCCTTCATTGCTGCTGGTAATATACTTCTTGAATATGTGATTGCTGGTGCTGCAGTAGCTCGTACGTGGACTTCCTATTTTGCAACTCTACTAAACTTCAACTCCGACAGATTCCTCATCAAGGTGAATAGTTTAGCAGACGGATACAATGAGCTAGATCCTATTGCTGTTGGTGTTTGCCTCATCGTCTGTCTTATCGCAATTTATAGTACAAAAGGTTCATCTCGCCTCAACTATATCGCCACAATCATTCACATTTTCGTGATCTTTTTCATCATCATCTGTGGCCTAATAAAGTCAGATACCAAGAATTATACCCCTTTTGCACCATTTGGCGTTCGTGGGATATTCAAAGCTTCTGCAGTTTTGTTCTTTGCATATGTTGGTTTTGATGCTGTTTCCACTATGGCTGAGGAAACTAAAAATCCTGGCAGAGATATTCCAATTGGACTGATTGGTTCTATGGTGATCACAACTTTTTTGTACTGTTTACTAGCCATTACTTTGTGTCTCATGCAACCATATCAGAATATTGATATTCATGCTCCATTTTCTGTGGCGTTTAAATCTGTGGGATGGAATTGGGCACAATATATTGTGGCTGCGGGGGCATTGAAAGGAATGACATCAGTTTTGCTAGTTGGTGCTGTTGGTCAAGCTAGATATTTAACTCATATTTCAAGAACTCACATGATGCCTCCATGGTTTTCTCAAGTAAATGCCAAGACAG GTACACCAGTCAATGCCACGGCCGTCATGTCTTGTGCTACTGCAATCATTGCCTTATTTACGAAACTCGATATTCTCTCCAATCTCCTTTCAATCTCCACCCTCTTCATTTTCATGCTTGTGGCGCTTGCTCTCCTTGTTCGACGTTACTATGTGAGCGGAGAAACTACAAATGCAAATCGCAACAAGCTTATCGCGTTTCTCTTGATTATTCTCGGATCCTCCATTGCTACAGCTACTTATTGGGGACTAAGTAAACACGGATGGATTGGTTACTGCATTACTGTGCCAATTTGGTTATTAGCAACAATTGGACTTTGGTATTTTGTACCTCATGCTCGTAATCCAAAGCTATGGGGTGTACCACTTGTGCCATGGTTGCCATCAGCCTCTATTGCTATTAACATTTTCCTTTTAGGGTCAATTGATAAGAAATCATTCATAAGGTTTGGTGCTTGGACTGGATTTCTGTTGGTATATTACTTGTTTTTTGGACTTCATGCTTCTTATGACACTGCAAAAGAATTTGAAAGGGGCAGAGGGTGGAAGAATATTGAAGAGGGAAGCAATGGTGTATATAGCAAAGATGCTCCTATTGCTTCTGGTAAAGAAATGGTCTCTAAATAA